In Synechococcus sp. KORDI-100, a single window of DNA contains:
- a CDS encoding DUF1643 domain-containing protein, whose translation MSEAGSDAGFSADGHYRWWLRRSWPGGHGTLLFIGLNPSAADDRRDDPTLRRLIGFGRGWGYSALVVLNLFARISASPAVLRRVQDPIGAANDLELKGWCGRWASQASIDLWCGWGGSGSCRGRDQEVLAWLDLLRRERQRRCPAASSPLCIGLTRSGQPRHPLYAPADRTLRPFIWAGAESIGHPEGTPQALLQR comes from the coding sequence GTGTCTGAAGCTGGATCTGATGCCGGATTCAGCGCAGATGGCCATTACCGCTGGTGGCTTCGTCGGAGCTGGCCTGGCGGACATGGAACATTGCTGTTCATCGGTCTCAATCCCTCCGCTGCCGATGATCGAAGAGACGACCCGACCCTGCGACGACTGATCGGTTTCGGCCGCGGCTGGGGGTACAGCGCGCTGGTGGTGCTCAATCTGTTCGCACGAATTTCAGCCTCTCCTGCTGTTCTGAGACGTGTTCAGGACCCGATCGGAGCAGCCAACGATCTCGAGCTGAAAGGCTGGTGCGGCCGCTGGGCGAGCCAGGCGTCGATCGACCTCTGGTGCGGCTGGGGGGGATCCGGCTCCTGCCGGGGCCGCGATCAAGAGGTGTTGGCATGGCTGGACCTGCTCCGCAGGGAACGCCAACGCCGTTGCCCCGCTGCCTCCTCACCGCTCTGCATCGGCCTGACAAGGTCGGGTCAGCCACGACATCCCCTCTATGCACCGGCTGACCGGACGCTTCGCCCCTTCATTTGGGCAGGAGCCGAATCGATCGGCCATCCTGAGGGAACCCCACAGGCTCTCCTTCAACGCTGA